The following coding sequences lie in one Pseudorca crassidens isolate mPseCra1 chromosome 2, mPseCra1.hap1, whole genome shotgun sequence genomic window:
- the DUSP23 gene encoding dual specificity protein phosphatase 23 isoform X1 produces the protein MGVQPPNFSWVLPGRLAGLALPRLPAHYQFLLDQGVRHLVSLTERGPPHSDSCPGLTLHRLRIPDFCSPGPEQIDRFVKIVDEANARGEAVGVHCALGFGRTGTMLACYLVKERGLAAGDAIAEIRRLRPGSIETYEQEKAVFQFYQRRK, from the exons ATGGGCGTGCAGCCCCCCAACTTCTCGTGGGTGCTCCCCGGCCGGCTGGCGGGGTTGGCCCTGCCCCGGCTCCCCGCCCACTACCAGTTCCTGCTGGACCAGGGTGTGCGGCACCTGGTGTCACTGACGGAGCGCGGGCCCCCGCACAGCGACAGCTGCCCCGGCCTCACCCTGCACCGACTGCGCATCCCAGACTTCTGCTCGCCGGGCCCAGAGCAGATCGACCGCTTCGTGAAGATTGTCGACGAGGCCAACGCCAGGGGAGAG GCGGTGGGAGTGCACTGTGCCCTGGGCTTTGGCCGCACGGGTACCATGCTGGCTTGTTACCTGGTGAAGGAGCGGGGCCTGGCTGCAGGGGACGCCATCGCTGAGATCCGGCGCCTTCGACCCGGCTCCATCGAGACGTATGAGCAAGAGAAGGCGGTCTTCCAGTTCTACCAGCGAAGGAAATAA
- the DUSP23 gene encoding dual specificity protein phosphatase 23 isoform X2: MGVQPPNFSWVLPGRLAGLALPRLPAHYQFLLDQGVRHLVSLTERGPPHSDSCPGLTLHRLRIPDFCSPGPEQIDRFVKIVDEANARGEERGLAAGDAIAEIRRLRPGSIETYEQEKAVFQFYQRRK, translated from the exons ATGGGCGTGCAGCCCCCCAACTTCTCGTGGGTGCTCCCCGGCCGGCTGGCGGGGTTGGCCCTGCCCCGGCTCCCCGCCCACTACCAGTTCCTGCTGGACCAGGGTGTGCGGCACCTGGTGTCACTGACGGAGCGCGGGCCCCCGCACAGCGACAGCTGCCCCGGCCTCACCCTGCACCGACTGCGCATCCCAGACTTCTGCTCGCCGGGCCCAGAGCAGATCGACCGCTTCGTGAAGATTGTCGACGAGGCCAACGCCAGGGGAGAG GAGCGGGGCCTGGCTGCAGGGGACGCCATCGCTGAGATCCGGCGCCTTCGACCCGGCTCCATCGAGACGTATGAGCAAGAGAAGGCGGTCTTCCAGTTCTACCAGCGAAGGAAATAA